In Chlorobiota bacterium, the sequence TGATGTGAAATCCCGCAGCGTTCTGCCAGGCGATCACCGGAACAGCGGTGTGCCCGGCATTGGCCAGCCGGCGCCAGCGCAGCCAATGCCGCGACAGAACCGCTGTTGATTTCCGAAGCAAACGTACAACGCCACGGGGGGGCTTGTCACCCGGACAAAAACCGGACAATGGGGGGGCAAGAAGGAAGTTGGAAGGGTTGGCCACGGGGTGAACCCGCCTGATTTCCAGCCGGAAATTCTTGGCGGCCACAAGGGGAATGCTAACTTGGGAAGGAAGGGAGAAGGGATCAACTCCATATCATCCAAGCGAACAAATCTGGGATCAAGAAGAATGAAAGCGGTAATCCAACGGGCACGCAACGCCACGGTGACAGTTGCCGGGGAAGTGGTTGGCGCGGTTCCCAAAGGGATGGTGGTGCTGCTGGGCGTGGCCGCCACCGACACCCCGCCACACGCGGCAATGTTGGCAAAGAAAGTGGCGAACCTGCGGCTGTTCCCCGATGCCAACGAAGTCCCCAATCTTTCGCTGCTGGATACCGGCTACGGCGCGTTGGTGGTTAGCCAATTCACCCTTCTTGCCGACACCCGAAAAGGGAATCGCCCCAGCTACATTGCTGCCGCGCCGCCCGAGCTTGCCAACGATTTGTACGAACGGTTTGTTCAGGAACTGCGCGGGTTGATTGGCCACGGCAACGTTGCCACCGGGCGGTTCCGTGAGATGATGGATGTGGCGTTTGTCAACGAGGGGCCGTTCACCCTTTTGCTAGAGTCGAAGGTGTAACGTGCGGCCTATCCGTTGTTGGCATCATCGCGCCGTGCTGTGGCTGCTGCTTTGCCTGGGTTGGTGCGTTGCCCCGGCCAGCGGGCAATCGAAATTGGTGGTGCGGAAGATGGCCAACTTCACGCTGCTGGTCCCAAGCAACCAGGACCCAACCCAGCTGACGGGGCTGCTGGAATCGGCGCGGAAGCGGGTGCAGGAATACGGGCTTGCGCTGCCGCGGGCAGTGGTGGTGCGGATTTATTCCACCAGCGTGCAGTTTGCCCAAGCCACGGGGCTAACCACCGCACATCTGGCTGGCGAGCGCAACGGGCGGTTGCATCTTCAGCCGCTTCCATTACTTTTGCGCCGCCCTGAGGCCAGCCGCACGCTTCAGCATGAACTTGTTCACCTTGCGTTGGCGCAAGCCGCCCGCAACGGATTGCCGCGGTGGTTCAACGAGGGGATGGCAATGGTGGTGGCCGGGGAAAAGCAGCCGGAGAGCGTGAAGTTCGTAACCTTACAGGCGTTGCAGGATACCTTGCTCCGTTCCCGAAGCTACCCCGCGCTCCGTTCGGCCTACGGAACCTGCCAGCGATTGGTGGAGAAGGTTGTAAGCCAGCAGGGGCAGCCGGCGGTGCTGGCAATGCTCCGCGCGGTTGCCAACGGCGGGAAATTCCCGGAGCGATTCCGCCGTTTGGCCGGGCAATCGGCCCCGGATTGGGCGCGCCAGTGGCTGGCCAAGCCGTAATTCCCTCAATGGAATTAATTCTTTCATAGAAAGTACCCTCTGCAAAATGCAATGTTGGGGCTGTTACGAAATCGCTTCTTGCAAGACCCGATTGCTTGAAATATCTTGCCGCCCCTCAAAACAATGCCCGCGACCTGCGGTGGCACGGTTCTTATACTCACATCTTCAATAGGGAGACAACCTCAAAATGTTCTCGTCGAAAGTGAAAACGGCCTTGGCCGATGGTGTCCGCATCGTTGAGCTGAATGGCGAATTTATTGGTGGTAACGAGACGGATGACCTGCGTGACACGCTGGCGCAGGAGTCGAAGGATGGAACCCAGAAGTTGTTGATTGACCTTGCCGGAGCAACCTATCTGAACTCCACCGCGCTGGGTGCGCTGATTTCGGCACACACCAGTTTCAGCAAGCGGGGGGCGCAGGTGGCGATCTGCAACGCCTCGGACAACATCAACAATATCTTCGTCATCACGAAGTTAGCGTTGGTGTTCCAAGCCTACGGAACCCGTTCCGAAGCAATGGCGGCACTGCAAGGGTAGCTGGCCTTCCGGCCAATATCCTTGCCACATCTTACACGGTACAAACTCAGCAACCACGGTTCTTAACTCACACATCTACCAAACATCACGGCTTATGAAAAGCAAGTATTTCGTCATCGGCGTTGTTCTGGCCTGCTTAATTGTGGGCGTGCTTATCTGGCAATTCTTATTCGGCGCGGCGGGCAACTTCTCCGATGCCGCACGCGAAAAACCGATCAACCTTCTTGGAACGGTCTATACCGGCGGTTGGGTTGTGCCGGTGCTGGTGGGGCTAACATTAATGGTGGTAACGTTCATCGTTGAACGGTTGATGTCGCTATCGCGGGCACAAGGGCGCGGCAACTTATCGGCGTTCCTCCGCAAGGTTCACGACAATCTTGAGCACGACAACGTTGACGCAGCGTTGGACGAATGCGCCCGCCAACGCGGTTCCGCCGCCAACATCCTTCGCGCCGGGCTGGAACGCTGGCAGCAGGTTCGCAACGATGCTTCGTTGGACAAGGAGAAAAAACTTACCGAAGTGAAGCGCGCCATTGACGAAGCAACGGGCCTGGAAACCCCGCTTCTGGAAAAGAACTTGGTCGCGCTCTCGACGGTGGCTTCTATCTCCACCATGTTCGGTCTGTTGGGAACAACAATCGGTATGATTCGTGCCTTCGCAGCACTGGGCGGTGGCGAAGGCGCAGTATCGGCAACACAGCTTTCGATCGGTATCTCCGAAGCTCTTATCAACACAGCGTTCGGCCTTATCGCGGCAATCTTGGCAATCGTTGCCTACAACATCTTCACCAACAAGGTGGACAACTTTGTGTACATGATTGAGGAGTCAACGCTCTCGATGATGGAAATCCTGACCGTCAAAGTGAAGTAACCTGTCCCCCCTTGTTTAACCGAACCGAACGGAACCCTTATGGGAGCACATAAACCAAAACGGATTGGCTTCAAGCTGGACATGACACCGCTGGTTGACGTAGCGTTCTTGCTGCTGACCTTCTTCATGTTCACGGCGAAGTTCAAATCGGAAGCCGAAAGCGAGCAAAAGTTCCAGATCAAACGCCCTGTGGCTTCGCCCGATACCGCGAAACTGCCGGAGCGGGGAACCGCCCTTGTGAAGATTGGCATTGATGAAAAAGGGGATACCCTGATGTACTACGCCGTTATCAGCGAGAAGGACCGCAAGTCCATCTACACCGCGCAAGGGGTGGACCCTTCCGAGGCGAACAACGCCCAAGTTACCGTGCGCGACACCGTTACCCTGGCAAACTTGGTGCTGCAGACCCGCCGCACCAATCCCAAAATCAAATTCATGATTGATGCCGACAAACGGGTTCGCTACGGGCGCATCGAGCAGGTGATGAACACCTTCCGCTCGCAAGGGGCAACGCTGTTCAACTTCGTGACCGTCAACCGAAGCCAGCAGGGATAAAAAAAGGGGATGAACGCTTGGGGGCAAGCAACCGCCCCCAAGCAATCGCAATGGTATCTCGCACACACACAATCAGCAACCCGCAATAGCAACGGAGAAAGGATATGGCAGGCGCCGATTTAGGTGAAAGCTCTTCCAAAAAGAAGAAAGGTGGTGGTGGAGTAAAAAAACCGAAACGGATCGGTTTCAAGTTGGACATGACACCGTTGGTTGACGTAGCGTTCCTGCTGCTGACCTTCTTCATGTTCGCCACCACCATGGCACAACCGCAGATTATGGAGATGTCGGTTCCGCCCGACATCACCACCCCGGTCGAGGTGGCACAGTCGGACTTGTTCACGCTGTACGTCAGCAACAAGGAACACCTGTTCTACAACACCGGCATTGACCCAACCATGCGGAAGATTGACATCAAGGATTTGAAAAACCTGGCCGTGCAGAAAAATGCTGAGCGGGAGAACGACTTAATCACATCGCTGAAAGTTGACCCCGCAGCCAGCTACGCCACCGTGGTGAATATCCTTGATGAATTGAACCTTGCCGAAGGGGAATTGGTGGCTTCTTACCAGGAGAAAAACCTGAAGCGGGAGCGGCGGTTTGCAGTCACGCCAATGACCGAAGAGGACAAGGCCGAGCTTGCAAAGGTGGATATCTAAACGATTTTTTTGAGAGGAGCATCGAGAACAATGAACGTCACAGAAACACTGAAGTACGGCGCAGCAGAACTGAAGCGGTTTTACAACCCAAACCTACGGACGGCGTTTGCCACCTCGGTAGCGTTTCACTTGTTGCTGCTTTCAATTCCGTTCCTAATCTCTGCTGTGGCCGCCGATAACAAGAAGGCAGCACCGGTGACAAAGATGAAGCTGACGAACCTTCCGCCGCCGCCGCCGCCGGATAACGCAACGCCGCCGCCGCCGCCGCCAATGATTCCGCCAAACCTGCAAACGGGCGGGACCGGAAATGGTGGTGTGGCCGCCCGCGCCGGTGTGCCGATTGCCGTCCCCGACGCATTGATTACGCCGGAGATGCAGAAGTTCGCAACCACCGATGTGATCTCCGTTGCCACCCCAGAAGGAGGCGATGGAACCGGCTTCTCCATTGGTGATGGCGAGGGGCTTGGCGCGCCACAGATTGACGTGAGCAACACACAGGTGAAGGAGAAAGAAGAGGCCAAAGACCCCTACGAGTTTGTGCCGGTGGAGAAGGAACCGTCGTACGATGAAGCCGATTTGCAACGGCGGGTGAAGTACCCAGAAATCGCCAAGCGCAACGGCATCTCGGGGCGCGTAACGGTGCGCGTCTATGTGAACAAAACGGGGAAAGCGGAGAAGTGCATCATTGAGCAGAGCGACAACAAGATTCTGGAAGAAGAAGCACGCCGCGCGGTGTTGGAAACGGTCTTCACGCCGGCAATCCAAAATGGCAATCCCATTGGCCTTTGGATGTCAATCCCGGTGAACTTCCAGCTGAACTAACGCATGCTTCATGCTTATGGCATTGCAGCACCTTTCGGCAACGGAAGGTGCTGTTTGGTTGTAAGGGTAAGCAAGGCGGGGAGCGCGGTTGCTTGCCATTCATTCTCATTCCACCATCTTTATGGCCATGCGCGGTAACTTGCTTTGGGTTGGCTACATCTTGGGCGTTGCAATGTTGGTGATGGGGATTCTGATCCTTTCCGGCTTCTTCCAGTTGCGGGGGACCGAGGCGGGCCAGATGTCGCTGTTGCAAACGGTGTTTGGGGTCGTTCTGCTTCTGTACGGCATCTACCGATTGGTGATGACCAATACGCAGCGGAAACGGCAGCAACAGAAGGAGGACGCACGATGAAGAACACCACCAACACCCCCCTCTCCAATTTTTGCAATGGCCTTCGCCAATTGCTATCCAGTGGTGGCGGTTTTTCCAGTGCCCTTGTGTTGCTGGTTTCGCTGATAGCTGGCGGCTGCGAAAATTCGCAACCAGGAACCAGCCGCATGACTTCCGGGCGGTTGGTGGTGGCGGTGGACGAGGCCTACGCCCCGCTGTTCCGCGTGCTGGCCGATAGCTTCATGGCACGCACGCCAAATGCCAAAATAGAGGTCCAGGAAATGAACCCGCGGATGGCGGTTCAGTACCTTCTGGATCATTACAACGACACGACCGCTTCCTTTGCCGCAATCATTGGGCGGCAGCTTCTTCCCGATGAATCGGAGGCAATCGCCAAGTCCAATCTGCAGCCGCGCCAGTACGCCATTGCCTACGATGGCCTTGCGGTGGTGGTCCCGGTTGCTTCACCGTTCAAGCAGACAACGCGGGAAGATTTGGTTGCGGCCTTGCGCTCCCCTTCCCCAACAACGGAACAGATAGAGAGCGGAGTTCCTTCTGCCCCGCTATCGTTTGTGATCCCTGACCAAAACTCATCGGCGTTTGCGCTTCTGCGGCAGCTTCTTCCCCGTGACTCCACGATTGTGGCCCCGGCCCGCTACGTCAGCCGTGCCGACTCCGTCAACACGTTGGTGGCCGATGGAAAGGGGGTTGGGGTGGTTGGCTGGTACGTTGCCCATCGCGACAGCGCACGATTGCGGACGCTCTACATGGGCTACACCGATAGCCTGGGCCGGCATCACACGCCGGCGCGGGTGCATCCTTCGTCGCTTGTCACCGATGTCTATCCATTGAAGCAGCCGATTGTTGGCTACACCTTTGCGGATGTGAAATCGGTGGCCAATGGGTTCCTGATTGCCGTCTCGAAGGGGCGCGAATCGCAGCGGTACATTGTTGAGCAAGGGCTGCAAGCCGAGAACGTTAAACTACGACTGGTGACACCCGGAGCCGAGGAGTAATGCCTCCAGAAACGGCGTTACAGAAAAGGGGCGGCTTGGCATCAAGCCTGGGGTACAATCGTGCGTCACTGCAACCGGACAACGGGAGCCTGAAGAGGAGAGAGAGCTTCCCGAAGTCCCCCGCCACAAGCAATCATTGCTGGGCAACAATTTCAATCGCCATCTCTCTCCTTACTGCCGTATTCATTCACAGACCATGACCATGCGTTCATTCAGCTTTGCCGCACGTACCGCGGCAGTCGTTTTCCTCTTGGCGTTGCTGGCCGTGCCGGCAATTGCGCAGGGTAGTGCTTTAGATCGCGCCCGTGCCGCCGCAAGCGAAGGAGATTTCACCAATGCCGCACGCTTGTATGAAGAGGCCGTAAAAGAAGCTCCAAAAGATGAGACTGTGCTTGCCGAAGCCGGCGATGTAAACATGGAGCTTGAGCGGTACGCCACCGCACGCGACTACTACCAACGGGCATTAGACCACGACAGCAAAAACGCTGCGTTCAATCGGAAGTACGCGCTGGCCCTTTCCGCCCTGGGAAGCAATACCGAGGCCGTTGAAGCGGCGCGCAAAGCAATGAAAAGCGATGATGGCTCGTTGGAAAGCAGCATGACCCTGGGGCAAGTGCTGATTAACGCCGGCAAGGACTCGCTGAACACTGCCGAGCTTACCATCCTGACCGCCAGCAAAAAATTCCCCAACGCCCCCGAACCGCAAACGGCACTGGGCGATCTCTACTTCGCCCGCGGTGTGTACGAGCTTGCGCAGACCTACTACGAAAAAGCCTTATCGCTTGATGCCAAGCTGATTGATGCTCGCGTTCGGCTGGGCCGCTCCTACCGGGAAATGGCCATTCGCTGCCCTGACCTTGAATGCGCCAAGCCATACTACTCCAAGGCCTTAACGGAATACAACGACGTAACGGTGCGCGCTTCGAAGAACGCCCGTGCGTGGTTGGAACAAGGGGAAATCTTGATGTTGGCGCAGGAGTATGAGAAAGCGGGGCAATCCTTCACCAAGTATGTGGAGCTTCGTCCGGAAGACCCACGAGGCGACATCTTGCTGTCGCGTGCTGCTTACGAAGGGCATTTCTACTTGCAGGCAATCGAGCCGTTGGAGCGTGTGCTTTCGCGGAACGACTCCATCTCGAAGGAGTTTGCCGATCGCGCCCGCTTAATGCTGGGTCTGGCGTATATGGCCGACAAGAAGTATGACAAAGCCCGGGATAGCTATGCAAAAGTGCCGGAAGCGATGATGAAGCGTGACGACCGCCAATACTACGCCTCGGCAATGCTAACCTCCGGTGGCGACACCGTGAAGGCATTGGGCATCTACCGTAAACTGCTGGAAGAAAACCCGAACGATTGCGAGCTGGGCATAAAGCTGGGAAACATGTACTACAAGATGAAGAAGTATGCTGATGTGGTTGATGTTTTCACGCAGCGAATTCAGAACTGCCCGAACGAGCCGAAGTACACATCATATCTGTTCATTGGCTTGTCGCAATTCTCCTTGCAGCAGTATGCGCAATCGGCGGCATCACTTCACCAGGCCATTAAAGCCGACAGCACCGAGGCCGACGGATACTTCTGGCTGATGAACGTCTATGCGAAGGCCGACTCTATCAACAAGGCGGCGGAAATTGGCCGGGTGTTCACCGCCCGCAACTTCGATGAAACCGTGAAGGAGAACGCCAGCAAGCTCTCCACCGCGTACTTCTTCATGGGCTTCGACAAGTTCAACGAAGGGAAAAACAAGAAGAATAACAAGGCCTTCAGCGAAGCGATCACCTACTTTGAACGCGCTGCAAAATTGAACCCGGAAAATGGCCAGAACTATCTGTTCATGGCCTATTGCCACCAGTATCTGAACGAAAAAGAAGGTGCTTGCAAGAACTACCGCCAGGCACTGAAATACGACCCGAACAACGCAAACATCAAGAAGAATCTGTCCGATTTAGGATGTTGATCGCAGGCATTGTGAAGCGAAGCAGGAAGCCTTTGCTGTAACAGAACCCTTGTGGCCGGAGTCTCTATCAAGGCTCCGGCCACGCTGTTTGTATGATGGTCGAAAAGAAAACCATCTATTGCCAGCGGAGAAAGTTCTAAACATATTTGCGGCAGTTGTGTCAGGCGAACAACAGAACAACATCACTTAGTTAGACCGAAGGAAACCATCCATGAAACGCATGAAACTATCCGCAATGATGGCCACTGCCTTTGCTGCATTGGCACTGGTAACGGCATCGGCAACTGCCCAACAACAGCCCGGAAAGATTGAGATTGTTGGCGGGGCAACATACGATTGGGGCAATGTGGCACCGGGAGATTTGAAGGCCACGATTGAGGTGAAAAATGTTGGCGAAGGGGTGCTGAACGTGAAAGAAGTCCGCCCAGGGTGTGGCTGCACGGCAGCCCCGATTGACAAGAATATCCTGAATCCTGGCGAAGTCGGTAAAATCAGCGTTACGCTGCGTGCTTCCACCAGCACTGGGCCATTGCAGAAATCTATCACCGTCACCTCCGACGATCCCCAAACTCCGGTGACGATTATCTACCTGAAGGCCAACGTCAAACGCCCCTTCCGTGTTGATCCCGATTGGATCTCGGTCCTGAATGGAAAAGTTGGTGTGGAAAGCGCGGTGACGGTGAACATCCAAAACACCGGCGAAGAGGAGCTGATGATCTTCCCACCGGAAGCCAACGTTACCGCCACTGTCCGGTTTGATCTGACAACGCCAAAGAACCTGAAACCAGGGGAATCAACCCCACTGACCGTCTTTGTCACGCCAACAAAAACCGGTCCGATTGCTGGGCAAGTGAAGATCAAAACCAGCAGCAAGGAGATGCCGGAGAAAGCCGTTGACGTTGTTGGGTCCGATGTCACCGCTGCCGGAAACGCTCCCACCCATAATTGAAAATTCATAGCTGATACTTGCTGCTATGCCTCGGCAAGGTGTGCGTGGGCTTAGCAGCAAAGGAACGTTCGGTACGGTCACAACCATCTTTAGCGATAAGGCGGGTTGTGACCGTGCCATCACTACAAATCCCTAATCGTTAGAGTAATGGAATACTGGCTGTTGTTGCGTGCGGTTGCTTGCGTGGCGGTTGCTGCGGTGGCGGCATCTTCGCTTGGGTTCGCCCAGGGGAATGCTTCTTCGCAAGGAAAGATTGAGGTTGTTGGCGGGACCACCTACGATTGGGGCGATGTGAAGCCCGGGGTGCTGAACGGCGAGGTGGTGGTGAAGAACACAGGCAAAGGGAACTTGCACATCCTTGAGCTGCGCGCCTCCTGCTCCTGCACGGGGACGTTACTGGCCGACAGCGTTATTAAGCCCGGAGCCACGGCAACCATCAGCTTGGCACTGACCACAGGAAACAGTGCCGGAAGAATCCACAAGCCATTGACGATCCTTTCAACCGACCCCACCAACCCCGCAGTAAAACTGGACCTTACTGCCAACATCCGCCAGGCTTACACCATCATGCCGTTTGAGTTCTTCAACGTGATGAACGCGCGGATTGGGAAGGAGACGATGGCATCCATCAACATCATCAGCCTAAGCGATTCGACATTTACGCTGTTTGCCCCCGAGCTGGTGGAAGGGAACGCAGATGTTCGGTTCGAGCAAACATCCCCCATCCAGATCAAGCCACGCGGAATCGTCCCGGTGCGGATGTTCGTCACCCCGCGTAAGCCGGGAAAAATCCAGGGGAAGGTGCTCATCAAAACCAACAACCCCGAAGCGTTGGAGAAGGTCATTGAAATCACCGGAACAAACGTCCCTGCGCCCGAAAAATCTGCGGACTCTCGGTAATCAATTTTGCCAGATGCCGTAGCGTCCGTTCCGCTCTCTTTACGAGAAGGGGAAGGCCAATCAGACAGTAGGGATGAATTTTTATCGAAGAAAAGTGCACCGAAGGCGCGTTCCTTGTTAAACAATCGTTGCCTATTTGGCAGAAGCGTCCTAAATTCCCCGCCCTATTCCGTGCCCTTGCGCCCGCAGGTCACAATATTTGTTGAATCCTCTCCCTCTCTCTCATATCACAAGGTGTCAATGAACAACAACAACAACCAACACAAGCCGGCGGTGTATGGGATGCGCCTGCGCTCCCTCCTTCCCTCCCTGCTTGCCCTGGTTGCGCTAAGCCTTCTAAGCAGCGCACTGCTGCATGCGCAACCACCGGGCGGCGATCAAGACATCAAAAAATTCCAAATCCGCAACCTTGGACCCGTTGTCAACACAACGGACCTAGAGTATGCGCCAACAATTACTGCCGATGGTCGCACCCTCTTTTTTGTGAGCGACCGAGCCGGCGGGGTTGGTGGTCACGACTTTTGGTTTACGACCAAAGCAAATCGCCTAGACACCGTCTTTACTCCACCCGTGAACCTTGGCCCCCCAGTGAACACCGGTGAGAACGAAGGCGTGGCCTCGATCGCTGCCGACGGCCAAACGATCTTCTTCACCGGCTGTAATCGTGATGACGGGCTTGGCGATTGCGACATCTACGAAGCCGAGCTTGACGGAAACGAATGGACCAACGTCCGTAACGTGGAGGAGATCAACTCCCCCGCATGGGACTCGCAGCCCTCGATCGCTTCCGATGGCAAAACCCTCTACTTCTGCTCCACTCGCGAAGGCGCGCTTGGCGGCGAAGGTGATGCCGACATCTACGTCAGCACCAAGCAGTCGGACGGCAAATGGTCCAAACCAAAAAACCTTGGACCGCCAATTAACACACCGCAGCGCGAGGATAGCCCGTTTATCTTTCCGGGTGGTAAGCTCCTCTATTTCTCCTCGGCCGGCCACGGTGGGCAAGGGGGATTGGACTTCTTCACCGCGAAGCTGAACGCCGGGGTCTTCTCCGAGCCAGAAAATTTGGGCGAGCCGTTCAACACCGAGCGCGACGAGCGTTTTATCACGCTTCCTGCCGCTGGCGACATCGTCTATTTCGCTTCCGAGCGGGACGATTTGGGGAACGAGGGGAAGTTGGACATCTTCATGGGATTGCTTCCCCCACGCACCGTCACCATCCTTATCAAGGGGCGGGTGTTCGACCAATGCACCGGGGATAACCTTCCGGCGGACCTCACCTTTGTCAATCGCCAGAATGGTGAGACCATCCAGGCCGTGAAAACCAACATGGCCACCGGAACCTACTCCTTTGTGGTGAACGCCGAAGGAGCCATGACGATTGATGTTGCCGGCAACAGCCCCGGCTACAAAGCCATTAAGGAAACAATCGAGGTTCCGAAGACCACCAAGTACATGGAGATCACCAAAGATTTCCCGTTGGGTGAGATGCCAGTGCTGGGCGCGACCTACGACACCTCCGATTACGTCCGGGCATTGAAGCAGAACCAGCCGAACGCACCGGCAAAATACCGTGAGTTCCACGGGTTGCTGATTGAAGAAAACTTGGTGAAGGAACTCTATCCGCTGCTGACCTACGTCTTCTTCGACAGCGGCAGCGCGAAAATCCCCGACCGCTACATCCTGTTCACCAGCCCTGACCAAACCAACAACTTCAACGACTCCACCATCCCGGGTGGTACGTTGCAGAAATACTACCACATGTTGAACATCGTGGGGTATCGGATGCGGAAGCACCCGGATACCAAGATCGAGATCCAAGGCTGCAACTCGAACAGCGAGTCCGGCAACGACGCAAGCCAAACGGCTATTGGTGAAGTGATTGATGTTTCCGGCAAGCGCGGCCAAGTGGTCTATGATTACTTGATCAACATCTGGCAGATTGACCCAAGCCGCATCACTTTGATGAAGCCGCGGAATATGCCGCGCTTGCGTTCGAACCCGAAAGACCCACTGGGCATTGTGGAGAATCGCCGCACCGAAATCAACGTGGTGGACCCCGCAGGCGCGGGCTGGGAAGTGGCCAAGCCGATCATTCAGGTTGACTTCCGCCGCTACCCGCAGCCCGACACCATGCACTTCCAGATGAAGAACGGCATTAACGATGCCCTGGTGGCGCGCCGCGCTATCGAGATCAAACGGAATGGCCAGATTTGGCACACGATGACGAACGTTGGAACCACCGATGCCGTCTCGCCAGAATACAACTGGGGCAAGGGTGGAGACGAGGAGCAGATTCCGAACACCGAGGAACCGTACACGGCGCAGCTTGTGGTCTATAACAAGGATGGCAAGGAGTGCCGCTCGCCGGAAATCCAGATTCCTGTGATGATTGTCACGAACGAACGAAAGCGCGTTGAAGGGCTGGTGGACAGCACCAAAGACCGTTACTCGCTGGTGTTGTTCGAGTTCGACAGCCCGAAGGCAGGGCCATTGAACGAGCGGATTCTGAAGGAATTTATCTACGGCGACATCCGTTCGGGAGCGAAGATCAACGTGACCGGCTACACCGACGTTGTCGGCGCCGACGACCGCAACCTGAAGCTCTCAAAAGACCGCGCCAAAACCGTCACCGACGGCATTGGCCGCAACGTCAACAAGGCATTGATAAACTCCCTGTATGGCGATGGCGTTGGGGAAACCTCCCCGCTGTATAACAACAACTTGCCAGAAGGGCGATTCTACAACCGAACCGTGCAGGTGCTGATCAGCACCCCATCGGGTGGTGGTGGAAGCTAAACGGAACCAGGCAATAGGCCGCACCAATGCCCGCTTCGTGCAAACGAAGCGGGCATTTTCGTTTTGCAAAACAATGCTGGATTGCATTCTGGAAAAAAGGATGGATCAATCAAAAACAGCAATCCAATCAAAAAAACGGTGATTATGCTCCGATGCTCCATTGCTCGGTCAATGCTTCTGAGCACGTTTCCGAGACACCCACGCCTACCTTTAGGCCAAGTTTTTTACACCACACGCAACGAACGCGCCACCACCACCGTAGCGCGACCCAACACCACACGAAAGGGGAAGGTTTTTTGAGGGGAGAGATAGAGAGGAAATCATCAACACCTGAGCGGGAATGGGAGAGAGAGAGAGACCCGCCGGGATGTTGGCGAAACAACCATCACGGAAGCCGCAACGGACGAGAGAGAGCAAGCAGCTTCCAATCAAACGAAGGGATTGCAATGGGAATAGAGAGAGAGGCATACCCCTTCCAACTGTTCAAACACCT encodes:
- a CDS encoding DUF1573 domain-containing protein, with translation MKRMKLSAMMATAFAALALVTASATAQQQPGKIEIVGGATYDWGNVAPGDLKATIEVKNVGEGVLNVKEVRPGCGCTAAPIDKNILNPGEVGKISVTLRASTSTGPLQKSITVTSDDPQTPVTIIYLKANVKRPFRVDPDWISVLNGKVGVESAVTVNIQNTGEEELMIFPPEANVTATVRFDLTTPKNLKPGESTPLTVFVTPTKTGPIAGQVKIKTSSKEMPEKAVDVVGSDVTAAGNAPTHN
- a CDS encoding DUF1573 domain-containing protein, producing the protein MEYWLLLRAVACVAVAAVAASSLGFAQGNASSQGKIEVVGGTTYDWGDVKPGVLNGEVVVKNTGKGNLHILELRASCSCTGTLLADSVIKPGATATISLALTTGNSAGRIHKPLTILSTDPTNPAVKLDLTANIRQAYTIMPFEFFNVMNARIGKETMASINIISLSDSTFTLFAPELVEGNADVRFEQTSPIQIKPRGIVPVRMFVTPRKPGKIQGKVLIKTNNPEALEKVIEITGTNVPAPEKSADSR
- a CDS encoding PD40 domain-containing protein, yielding MNNNNNQHKPAVYGMRLRSLLPSLLALVALSLLSSALLHAQPPGGDQDIKKFQIRNLGPVVNTTDLEYAPTITADGRTLFFVSDRAGGVGGHDFWFTTKANRLDTVFTPPVNLGPPVNTGENEGVASIAADGQTIFFTGCNRDDGLGDCDIYEAELDGNEWTNVRNVEEINSPAWDSQPSIASDGKTLYFCSTREGALGGEGDADIYVSTKQSDGKWSKPKNLGPPINTPQREDSPFIFPGGKLLYFSSAGHGGQGGLDFFTAKLNAGVFSEPENLGEPFNTERDERFITLPAAGDIVYFASERDDLGNEGKLDIFMGLLPPRTVTILIKGRVFDQCTGDNLPADLTFVNRQNGETIQAVKTNMATGTYSFVVNAEGAMTIDVAGNSPGYKAIKETIEVPKTTKYMEITKDFPLGEMPVLGATYDTSDYVRALKQNQPNAPAKYREFHGLLIEENLVKELYPLLTYVFFDSGSAKIPDRYILFTSPDQTNNFNDSTIPGGTLQKYYHMLNIVGYRMRKHPDTKIEIQGCNSNSESGNDASQTAIGEVIDVSGKRGQVVYDYLINIWQIDPSRITLMKPRNMPRLRSNPKDPLGIVENRRTEINVVDPAGAGWEVAKPIIQVDFRRYPQPDTMHFQMKNGINDALVARRAIEIKRNGQIWHTMTNVGTTDAVSPEYNWGKGGDEEQIPNTEEPYTAQLVVYNKDGKECRSPEIQIPVMIVTNERKRVEGLVDSTKDRYSLVLFEFDSPKAGPLNERILKEFIYGDIRSGAKINVTGYTDVVGADDRNLKLSKDRAKTVTDGIGRNVNKALINSLYGDGVGETSPLYNNNLPEGRFYNRTVQVLISTPSGGGGS